One stretch of Caloenas nicobarica isolate bCalNic1 chromosome 2, bCalNic1.hap1, whole genome shotgun sequence DNA includes these proteins:
- the TIGD5 gene encoding tigger transposable element-derived protein 5, with protein MPGGEPEAGGGPAGMAGGRRGGGGGAAAGGVSVKMALRRAYSIKDKLQAIERVKKGERQASVCRAFGVPGGTLRGWLKDEAKLRWFLEQLGGEVGTQRKKMRLANEEEIDRAVYDWFLALRQHGVPLSGPLIQAQAEAFARQIYGPECTFKASHGWFWRWQKRHGISSQRIYGEGGLPAEPERAPEAAPAADAGGYGDEQIYNANVTGLYWKLLPGQAGGTAARRRPAPRHRVTVLLAANLTGSHKLKPLVVGGFRDPPSLRHHNQDKFPACYRYSPEARLGPALLRAWFFEDFVPGVKRYLRRSCLQQKAVLLLSSPPPPSGTSPEESPPLQTPDGSIRALFLSKGHTGSGSAGGGGRIPAPLEQGVVLAFKQLYKRELLRLAVSCVAGGSGGPVDFVRSFLLKDMLYLAGLSWDLIPAGSIEKCWLLGLRAAFEPQPGEEEHGDPPRGEEGGDGKIFSDLTHLAALAYKRLAPEEVAKWLHLDDVAPGTEDDDGDEDAEEEEDEEEATGGDGGGRRGGEGGNGLLPTAREAIKGLETALRWLEGQDPRQVGPLKLVQLRSLISMAQRLHRAGSPRS; from the coding sequence ATGCCCGGGGGGGAACCGGAGGCGGGTGGGGGGCCGGCGGGTATggcgggagggcggcggggcggcggcggcggcgcagcAGCCGGGGGGGTGTCGGTGAAGATGGCGCTTCGCCGCGCCTACTCCATCAAGGACAAGCTCCAGGCCATCGAGAGGGTGAAGAAGGGCGAGCGGCAGGCGTCGGTGTGCCGGGCTTTCGGGGTGCCCGGGGGGACGCTGCGGGGTTGGCTGAAGGACGAGGCGAAGCTCCGGTGGTTCCTGGAGCAGCTCGGGGGGGAGGTGGGGACCCAACGCAAGAAGATGCGCTTGGCCAACGAGGAGGAGATCGACCGCGCCGTCTACGACTGGTTCCTCGCCCTCCGCCAGCACGGCGTCCCCCTCTCCGGGCCCCTCATCCAGGCTCAAGCCGAAGCCTTCGCCCGGCAGATCTACGGGCCCGAATGTACCTTCAAGGCCAGTCACGGCTGGTTCTGGCGCTGGCAGAAGCGCCACGGCATCTCCAGCCAACGCATCTACGGCGAGGGCGGCCTCCCCGCCGAGCCCGAGCGGGCTCCCGAGGCCGCGCCGGCCGCCGACGCCGGCGGCTACGGCGACGAGCAGATCTACAACGCCAACGTcaccgggctctactggaagCTGCTGCCGGGGCAGGCGGGCGggacggcggcgcggcggcggccggcTCCCCGCCACCGGGTCACCGTGCTGCTGGCCGCCAACTTGACGGGTTCTCACAAGCTCAAGCCGCTGGTGGTCGGCGGCTTTCGCGATCCCCCCAGCCTCCGCCATCACAACCAGGACAAATTCCCCGCTTGCTACCGGTACAGCCCCGAAGCCAGGTTGGGACCAGCGCTTCTCCGGGCTTGGTTCTTCGAGGATTTCGTGCCGGGTGTCAAACGTTACCTGCGCCGGAGCTGCTTGCAGCAAAAGGCCGTGTTGTTGCTCAGCTCCCCGCCACCCCCATCCGGGACAAGCCCCGAGGAATCCCCCCCGTTACAGACACCTGACGGCTCCATCCGCGCCCTTTTCCTCTCCAAGGGCCATACCGGGAGCGGCTCGGCGGGAGGAGGAGGCCGAATCCCGgccccgctggagcagggggtGGTGTTGGCCTTCAAGCAGCTCTACAAGCGGGAATTGCTGCGCTTGGCTGTGTCGTGCGTGGCCGGCGGCTCTGGCGGGCCCGTGGACTTTGTACGCTCCTTCCTCCTCAAGGACATGTTGTACCTGGCCGGCCTTTCCTGGGACCTCATACCCGCCGGCTCCATCGAGAagtgctggctgctggggctccgCGCTGCCTTCGAGCCCCAGCCCGGCGAGGAAGAGCACGGAGACCCCCCGCGCGGGGAGGAAGGCGGCGACGGCAAAATCTTTAGCGACTTGACCCACTTGGCCGCCTTGGCCTACAAGCGCTTGGCTCCCGAGGAGGTGGCCAAGTGGTTGCACTTGGACGATGTCGCCCCGGGTACGGAGGATGACGATGGGGACGAGgatgctgaggaggaggaggatgaggaggaggccACCGGCGGAGATGGGGGCGGCAggaggggtggggaaggagggaacGGTTTGCTGCCGACGGCCCGGGAAGCCATCAAAGGGCTGGAGACGGCGCTGCGCTGGCTGGAGGGTCAGGACCCCCGGCAAGTGGGGCCGCTGAAGCTGGTGCAGCTCCGCTCCCTCATCAGCATGGCCCAGCGGCTGCACCGCGCCGGCAGCCCGCGTTCCTAG